The Tigriopus californicus strain San Diego chromosome 10, Tcal_SD_v2.1, whole genome shotgun sequence region GCAAGGTGGCCATGGGACAAAAGCCATACATGGTGAATATCCTGAACAAGATGGTCAAAGCTATTGCTGCGTTGGAGTACTTCACCAATCGAGAGTGGGATTGGTCCACTAAAAATGTGAGGCAACTGTGTGAAAGTTTGGAACCCAAGGATAGGATCACATTCGATTTTGATGTGAGGGCGGTGGACTGGAAATCGTTTCTGAGAAGCTACGTACAAGGTACGCGTCACTTCGTCCTCAAGAACGACCCCAACTCCATGGGAGATTGTAGGAAAAAGCTTCAGATCCTGAAATTATGCCATTACGGCCTTCAAGTGATCATGTTTGTTATGatcttcaactttttcaaataCCTTCTGAGCTTCATTTATTAGACCATCATCGAACCGGTGAATATTGTTTCTTTTGCTGTATGACATTTGGGGAAATGTATGCCttcctgaaataaaaaaaaccatcatctAACTCATCTAAGACCCTTGGCATGGACTGAAATTTACTTAAAATTTATCATCGTACAAGGTTGCGCGAATCAGAAAAACCCAAGAGAAACAAGTTTACCCTAGGGATCAAGCTCAAGAGTAGTTCGTAAAATTACATAATATACTTTAAACATACATTTTAGAATCCGACTAGCCTTATGTTTCTACTTCTGCGTTGGGTTTCCTGAATATTATCACTAAGTTAAAGATATAATTCATGTCAGCGTGTTCGTctaaaaatgacaagaaaaggTCCAAATCGTACGAAAAGTGTAACTGTTTCAAGCACCTTAAGTAAAAAAAGACACAATGAATGCGACCTTTTGCGGATTTTTGAAACGAAGTTCCAATTTATGCAATGGGTGATCATAGTTTTGTTTAGGTAAATTTCACTTCGAACCAAGTGTACCGATGTTGGTTCGAGGAACTTGTTTGACAAGTTCCTATGTTATCTCATACCTACGCACCTTCTTCGCTGCGCACGTCAGTACAATGGGAAGATAGCAGCTTATTGCTTGAAGCACCTGAATAAAAGTGTTGCCGTAACATGGATAACCTAGGTGGTGATGGCGGAGGTGCCCCTCCACCATTGCCTCCACGGCCGTCGGGGAGGTTCCAGGCCCGTCCTTTCTACTCCGGAAACTCATATTCCTATGGTGGGATGTATGGCATGAACTCAGGCCCGGGGGGTTATGGAGCTGGCTATGGCTACAATTCTATACCCCCATACGGTGGTTATGGTTACAACCAACGTGACTTTGAAGGCGATACACCCGAGTTTGTACAATTCGCAGAGGAGAATACTCGTCCCGCATTCGAAACCATCCAATCGATCGTGCAGAGTTTCAGTTCCATCAGCATGATGTTTGAATCCACCTACCACGCTTTGTACTCATCATTCAGAGCGATTCTGGGAGTGATAGAACAATTCTCCAAGATGAAGCTGAAGCTCTCGGAGATTTTGTCTTCGTTGGCCTTAATTCGATTCTTAAGGAAGATGTATATGAGACTCTTCACGAATTCTGCCAGCGGCCACTCTGACCTTGGACTGGATTTGGAATGGGGCGAAGCCGGATGCACTTCGTCTCCGTCAGGTCCAGACAAGCCCAGGAATTGGCCAGTTATGCTTTATTTAGGCTTGGTTTTAGCCTCGCCATATTTCATTTGGAAGATGCTTAAGAATCAAGAGAAACAAACGAAGCCCGAATCATCTCCACCTTGGAGCCAAGGCGTGGGCGAGCACTACTTGGCGAAGGCCCAATACGCTTACATCGCCCAAAACAGCAATGACTTGACTATTACCAAGGAAGAGGAAATCAGAATCGCTCCTAAAGGGGCTCAATCCACGGTTCGAGGCTGGCTTCTGGCCGCTAACAAGAGCGGGCAAGTAGGACTTGTGCCCGCCAATTATGTCAAGGTCATTGGCAAGAGATTAGCCGCCGAATCCAATCCCGATATCATTCGGCATTCCCCTCCTAGTCCCATGGGCGAGTCGGATTTTGACCGACTATTCCCTCAAGGTCCGAGCTCGTAATCTAATAattaatatttgaaatatacGACCCCTCTCGTTGCATTAGTTCACGGGACTCTGCAAAATGTTGTGACACGTATTGAATTCAAGCATGTGCGTTGGATATTCGTTCTTAGTATCAAATGATATACTAGATTGAGTCAAAAATGGAATGCACTGATTGAGCAAAGTTTGCTTTGGTAAAGTGGAGAGCGATGGAGACCCCTTTAATGTCTTGGATATAATCATGTTATTAATAAGTTCATGCTCATAAACATTCAAGGAATAAAGGATTCATACTACAAAAACTGAAGGCACCCTAGTTATAGTTTTGGACGTTATTAACAGGTACGTTTAATTCAAAGAAACGACGAGCTTTGATTTCAGCGCCAGATTTAGGGTTACAATTGTTTTACTTTCTTTGCTTGCCGTATCAAAGTTTTGCCAGTGCTTCTGAATTATGGGAAACAACCAAATGCTTATTTCATACATGGCCATAAAAGCTCGATTTTTTCGATCTCGAAAGAAGCTGAGAGATAATGAAAACTCAACCATAGCTCCGCTCAAACCTTGAACTTTGTTTGATAATGAATGTTGTATGTAGCCACCCTGATTGTGATCTGATATGAGAAGAAAGCAAATAAAGGGtgcaaaacattgaaatatcTTCCTTCAACCAAAGGTAAAAAAGAGCAAGACAGAAATGTCGAGTGAGAGCTTGTTTGATCCTGAGGACGATTCCAACGATCCGGACGCATGGTTGGACAAGGGTCTAGAAGTGGGATTAGCTCTGCAAAATAGGATTGACAAGCTTACTTGCAGCATCTGTCAAACCACCTTCCAAAGACTCACCTTTCTGGAGGCGCATATGGCCTCGCACATAAAATCGCAGGAATTCAAGTGCGATGTTTGCAGTAAGATCTTTCATCACGAGGCCAATTTGAAAGCGCATAAAAGCTACCACAAGGACGCCGAACTGAGGCTCAAATGTCAGTTCTGTGATGAATTTGTCAAAGGCAAAAGAGGCCTTCACAATCACGTCAAGCGGTTCCATACCATGTTCAGTTGTGAATTCTGTGAGGATAAATTCACTTTCACCAAGCTTAAAAGTCATCTGAAAAAGAGCCATAGACCCGAGCAAAGGGGATCCGAGAAAGTCAATTGCGATATGTGTGAACTGTCGTTCAGTTCCAGTAGAGCTCTTATGAGTCACAAACGATCGCACGATCCGAAACTCTCAATTCAATCAGGCAAGGTAGCGCCTAAAGCTGCCGTGAATTGTGAATTTTGCGGCCAGGCTATGGCCAATGCAGCATGTTTGAAGATTCATTTTAGGCGGATTCACCTGGAAACTGAATGTCAAGAATGTGGAAAATTGGTGCCAAACATGACGCAGCATCTCCGGATGGCTCATTCTCAATTCCCGAGTAAAAGTGCGCCTACGGTTTGTCCCGACGAGTCTTGTTCCAAGACGTTCACAGACTACTATCAAGCTCAGCGTCATCACAAACGGGTTCATCTCCAAATCCAATGCCCTAGACAGGAGTGCCCGGTGTGTGGCAAACTGGTGATCCGACTCTCGGTTCACATGGACCAGGTTCATGGTGAAAATCGCTACGAATGTCGGATCTGTGGCAAGTTCTTTCCGGTTAAGAGCACGCTAGagagacatgttcaaaatgTGCACCATCCGGTCAAGGCTGATTGCCCGTTTTGCGAGGTTGAGGTCAAGTTGTTCCATTTACCTCGTCATCTGACCTCTGTCCATACGCTAGATCCAAAAAGTGCGGGTGAACTGGTAGAGGGGATCGCGGGCAAGTCTGCTGCCCGCACTGACCTTCAATGGACGGCTTTTTCCACTTATAAGGAGCAAGCTGAATGTGTTGATTAATCTTGAATATAATCCCAATGCTTCCATGACTCTTTAAAGCCTCGCAGTAACTTGGATGATGCTTCTTTTTCAGGCTAACCTGACCATGACTACTCCCAATCGAAATAGAGGGTTCTTTGTGACCAAGAACCACTTGAACTCTGGTTCGGACAACGACTCGTCATCCACTGTCCAACCCAACACTTCCAATCAATTCTTCCGCTCTCCCGAAGGACCGAGCTACGATGAAAACCGAAATTCGGCCTTATTGGCCCTTTTCTTCTACAGTGGTCTCATGTTCACCGTGCCCATTCTCGTGTTCTTTGGTGTGCAGCAAATCTTACGGGACTCTTATGACGTTCAATCCCCCTGGGATATGTTAGCCCCGGCTATTGCGGCCATCGCCAGTGTCAATGTCATCATTATTGCCTACGTGATGCGAGCCTTTCGCGAGGATCATCGCGAGAAAAGTGCCATAAAATCAGATTGATCCGCTTTGGCTTCGTTATTTCTCGTACCTGATTGTATTTCAGTGGCGGCGTGGTATGTCATATGGatataataatagtaataatgataataaagtTGGCGTGAACAGTGCCTGGCAACATTCGCATGGGCAACTCAACCCTCAACCTTCGTTCCACAGGTTCCACATGAAGTTCGAAATGCACTGTGGCGAGTTAGTCCTTCAATTCATGGCATCCTCATTGGCGGGCGGCGGGAGCGGAGATTTGAGGCCAAAAGGATTGGACTGAGGTCGATTATCACTGTTCCTATGGTTGGCATTGCTCTGATCCAAGACATGGAACTTATCCATCTGTTGGGTCAAGGCCAACGTGCCGGCCACTTCCACCGTGATGATGACCCAAATCGTATCGCCGAAGAACAACCCCGACGACGTGCTCATGCGCCATTTGCTTTCATAAATCCCCGGAGCTGCAGGCGAGGTCATATCCACTGAAACGTCGGCCTGCTCACCCGGAGCCAGGGACCGCACGCCTATTCGACCCACTTCCGCCATTTGCAACCCCGAACTGAACACCAAAACACACCCCTCGGGCCACCGCTCGGCCCCTGGATTCGTGACCGCCCACGTTTTGGTGAATCGCGTGGCGGGAGGCACCGATTCACCCTCGCCGATGGTCACATCCTTGACGAAGGTCATCTTGGGCGGGCCCAGACGGGCCTCGGGACCGGCTTCGAGGTCGAAATAAGCGCAGACGGCAGCCTGAACGTTCCACTGATTCATCTCGAGGTAGAAGGTAGCCGCTTCCGTGGTCAAACTGGAGCCTCCCACCAAGCGGAGCATCTGGGAAATGAGGTCGTCGTGGTCCAGGGTCTGCATGGAACCGAATTGGGCCAACAGACACCCCTCCACCTCGTCCACTTCCATGGCTGTCTAGAGCTGTCTAGGGCTAGTGAATCAATCCGTGGGAGACAGAGGATTGCACCACCAGTTTCAGCACACTTGCACTTGTATTTGACGGGATTGTGATTGGAAGTGGTGCTCCACTGGCATCAAGTACTCTCTAGTACCTACTACCTAGTACTTGCTAGTAGGCAGCTGATGTTTGTGGCCCCTAGGGGGCGCTGTTGTGGGGAAACGGTTGTGGAATTAGGACTGGGATTGGAACGTTGTTGACCTTGATATGGAACAAGACCATCGGGCCGTCGTGTTGGTTCTTGGTCGTCGGGATATATGGACTCTTAGGAAATGGGAGAGGGACTATAGAGTGGGGTTTAGAATTTCGATTAATTTCTTCTTAATGATTTGACCGTGCCTGAAGTGCATAGGCCACCCTGggttttgaatgttttgatgaTATCAATCGAGAAGGAAGCCTAGTTGGTGAAATATTTCCCATCACataattgaaacatttgatgGTGGGGAGCTCGCCGTTAAGGCGTTGGTAGTTTTTCTCTAAAACCTGTTGCTCCATGATATTGGGATAGGTTTTAAatttaaagagaaaaatgttATAATTTGTCAAGATAAGATAAGTTAATAATAAATATTGACACCTTTGTCCCTTGTCAAGTGCCctgaattgaagcaaaaaaaagagaatattGATTGGTTGTTTTATGTTTTGTAAAATGTTCACTTAAATGATTGAACATACAAAGTTGAGCTAAttcaaaactaatttttcaaaagtaatcTGAGATATCACATTCAAAGTAGGAATGTTTAGCTTATCATATTGGCATTGTGATTAACTGTTTGCATGTGTTTGACAAACTTACTGATTTCATCAAAAGTTGTAATACCCTTTAGAACGGCACCAGTCGAGATCgcgttctaatgtttgaaaccagggtgTGCTAGGCTGGAATTTTGGCAGTTTTAGGAaggcaatttccaaattagctacctttttgggtcTGTTTAATGTCAAGAGGTTTTAAATTgacaatctagcttcttgtacctcaaactGTGGATCTGTTTATCAAACAATCCCCGCATCAGTGGTTTTTGCACCTGATCTTTGGGTCAGCCACTCAGCTTGCCTTCTAGGTACTCTCCcccacgcgacctctgacgatcaaaaaaaattaatgatttGTGCCATTGAAATAAAGGCATTTTTCATAAGAAGCAATaagaaggtgctctcaaaacgcacgttaagcctcaatggtcattagaattgaccctaaatcctgggttgagacaaagctcatggatgcctttgaagacttacagtatcagatacctttcgtaccttgtctgaacactgtacagtcccaacttttttagtctctcccaatacgagagttctctcattcctgtgatgttcctagtgaaacatctttggacttgttcgaccttttgcaaacctactgaatacattggagccaaaataggtgaaacatattcaagatgtggttgaacaatcgacttgtacagagttagcatcgtgatgctaactctgtactaaatgaaattttttccGTGCCCCACCTTTCAGAaaacattcagagattgctagactggagtAAACTTCCCCAAACTTCCTCCTACCTTCTGATCTTTCtacaatcaacggccaatgttcatctttgaacttgaacttagccagactgacctttttgaccggttttactctagagcacgccggtttcttagtaatggtcgaccctatctcatgaacatgatgatctgacagattactcgATGTCACATGGACAAACTGGATCacatcagggtcattggaaaagaccaagtcgagaacgctattctctctagtggctacaccaacgtgctgggagaaattgcgcaagatcgcgaattcttccagcttttcgaacgactgagatgttgatttcgaaatgggaatatacccatctggactagcctcccactctaaaacgctagccggaaaattaaagtcccctacaaagaaaaccttcgagcaaactgccaggtccaactcatttccagtgaattgg contains the following coding sequences:
- the LOC131888606 gene encoding protein ILRUN-like; translated protein: MEVDEVEGCLLAQFGSMQTLDHDDLISQMLRLVGGSSLTTEAATFYLEMNQWNVQAAVCAYFDLEAGPEARLGPPKMTFVKDVTIGEGESVPPATRFTKTWAVTNPGAERWPEGCVLVFSSGLQMAEVGRIGVRSLAPGEQADVSVDMTSPAAPGIYESKWRMSTSSGLFFGDTIWVIITVEVAGTLALTQQMDKFHVLDQSNANHRNSDNRPQSNPFGLKSPLPPPANEDAMN
- the LOC131888045 gene encoding peroxisomal membrane protein PEX13-like — translated: MDNLGGDGGGAPPPLPPRPSGRFQARPFYSGNSYSYGGMYGMNSGPGGYGAGYGYNSIPPYGGYGYNQRDFEGDTPEFVQFAEENTRPAFETIQSIVQSFSSISMMFESTYHALYSSFRAILGVIEQFSKMKLKLSEILSSLALIRFLRKMYMRLFTNSASGHSDLGLDLEWGEAGCTSSPSGPDKPRNWPVMLYLGLVLASPYFIWKMLKNQEKQTKPESSPPWSQGVGEHYLAKAQYAYIAQNSNDLTITKEEEIRIAPKGAQSTVRGWLLAANKSGQVGLVPANYVKVIGKRLAAESNPDIIRHSPPSPMGESDFDRLFPQGPSS
- the LOC131888605 gene encoding zinc finger protein 112-like, producing MSSESLFDPEDDSNDPDAWLDKGLEVGLALQNRIDKLTCSICQTTFQRLTFLEAHMASHIKSQEFKCDVCSKIFHHEANLKAHKSYHKDAELRLKCQFCDEFVKGKRGLHNHVKRFHTMFSCEFCEDKFTFTKLKSHLKKSHRPEQRGSEKVNCDMCELSFSSSRALMSHKRSHDPKLSIQSGKVAPKAAVNCEFCGQAMANAACLKIHFRRIHLETECQECGKLVPNMTQHLRMAHSQFPSKSAPTVCPDESCSKTFTDYYQAQRHHKRVHLQIQCPRQECPVCGKLVIRLSVHMDQVHGENRYECRICGKFFPVKSTLERHVQNVHHPVKADCPFCEVEVKLFHLPRHLTSVHTLDPKSAGELVEGIAGKSAARTDLQWTAFSTYKEQAECVD
- the LOC131888608 gene encoding uncharacterized protein LOC131888608 yields the protein MTTPNRNRGFFVTKNHLNSGSDNDSSSTVQPNTSNQFFRSPEGPSYDENRNSALLALFFYSGLMFTVPILVFFGVQQILRDSYDVQSPWDMLAPAIAAIASVNVIIIAYVMRAFREDHREKSAIKSD